A single genomic interval of Lathyrus oleraceus cultivar Zhongwan6 chromosome 7, CAAS_Psat_ZW6_1.0, whole genome shotgun sequence harbors:
- the LOC127103151 gene encoding uncharacterized protein LOC127103151, with protein sequence MDYLDVVTDVIPLSMVPRHVPTKRRARTHTGKKVRPSTVSKSSNPYGSVQILSSEIRNIDPSVAVKKPHYMNNLYLGPIKTTNVEPDVVASAKGSIVPKAVGSVESTEKPEFEKPESDSGIVSIDNPRSDKTLGQSSINDADKNIVDKIISVLISQILGIESNSDVVSDVTTSLAQTDHSIETLPEKYDGKSNSESVIVKSPKKYKEKDDSNCMFVDISDKEENVGVKKDQSTYIVNVEDLDSDDESIGKRLAIGVAKRLKSRKGKVVKSISKYPKAPNKSTSVGPAKRWSKVVTIATKKRSLKRKKVPYSSSDYDYDVEQNVQYIMPLKKSSGKKVPINVPEVPIDNIYFDSVENVEKWKFVYQRRLALERELGKDAFECKEVMDLIKEVGLMKSVSGFGKCYKMLVKEFIVNISNKCDNKRSKEFKKVYVR encoded by the coding sequence ATGGATTATTTAGATGTTGTAACTGATGTCATTCCTCTCTCCATGGTTCCAAGACACGTTCCTACTAAAAGAAGGGCTAGAACACATACTGGGAAAAAGGTTAGGCCTTCAACTGTAAGTAAATCTTCTAACCCCTATGGGTCGGTTCAAATTCTTTCTAGTGAGATTAGGAATATTGATCCCTCTGTTGCTGTCAAGAAACCTCACTATATGAATAACTTATATCTTGGTCCGATTAAAACCACGAATGTCGAACCTGATGTTGTTGCATCGGCTAAAGGTTCTATTGTTCCAAAAGCAGTGGGTAGTGTTGAATCAACTGAAAAACCAGAGTTTGAAAAACCAGAATCTGACTCTGGTATTGTAAGTATAGATAACCCTAGATCTGATAAAACCCTaggtcaatctagtataaatgATGCTGATAAAAATATTGTTGATAAAATTATTAGTGTGTTAATCTCTCAAATTTTGGGTATTGAATCTAATTCGGATGTTGTATCGGATGTCACGACATCCTTGGCCCAAACTGATCATTCTATTGAAACCCTTCCTGAAAAATATGATGGAAAGTCTAATAGTGAGTCTGTTATAGTTAAGTCCCCTAAAAAATATAAAGAGAAAGATGATTCTAATTGTATGTTTGTTGATATATCTGATAAAGAAGAGAATGTTGGTGTGAAGAAGGATCAATCTACATACATTGTAAATGTAGAAGATCTGGACTCTGATGATGAGTCCATTGGTAAGAGATTGGCTATAGGGGTAGCTAAGAGGTTAAAGAGTAGAAAAGGGAAGGTTGTTAAGTCTATAAGCAAGTATCCCAAGGCTCCTAATAAAAGTACAAGTGTTGGTCCTGCTAAAAGGTGGAGCAAGGTTGTAACCATTGCCACCAAGAAAAGATCTCTAAAGAGGAAGAAAGTCCCCTATAGTTCTAGTGACTATGATTATGATGTCGAACAAAATGTTCAATACATCATGCCTCTAAAGAAATCTAGTGGGAAAAAGGTCCCTATTAATGTGCCTGAAGTTCCCATTGACAACATCTATTTTGACTCTGTTGAGAATGTTGAAAAATGGAAGTTTGTGTACCAAAGGAGGTTGGCTTTGGAAAGGGAACTTGGCAAGGATGCCTTTGAGTGCAAAGAAGTGATGGATCTGATTAAAGAAGTTGGGTTGATGAAAAGTGTGTCTGGTTTTGGCAAGTGTTATAAGATGCTTGTAAAAGAGTTCATTGTGAATATTTCTAATAAGTGTGATAACAAAAGGAGTAAGGAGTTCAAAAAAGTGTAtgtgagatga